DNA from Nitrososphaerota archaeon:
AAAATATGCAGAGATTGTGGAGCTAGAAACGCTCCTACAGCTGAAAGATGTAGAAAATGCAGAAGTAAAAATCTTAGATGGAAAAGGAGAGAAATAAAGCGTTAAATAAAGTTATTATTTT
Protein-coding regions in this window:
- a CDS encoding 50S ribosomal protein L40e, whose translation is KICRDCGARNAPTAERCRKCRSKNLRWKRREIKR